The genome window CAACAGACCGCCCAGCGCCTCGGTCCGCTCCTTCATCCCCTGGATCCCGTGGCCGCCCGAGGCGCGCGAGCGCGGCCGGGCCGGCTCGGCCCCGGCCGGCGGGCCCGCGCCGTTACCCACCCGCACCAGCAACGCCCGGGGCGAGTAGTCGAGTTCCACCGAGGCGGCGTCCGCCTCGGCGTGGTGCAGCACGTTGGTCAGCGACTCCTGGACGATCCGGTAGGCGGCCCGCTCCACCTCGGCCGGCAGCGGCACCCGCTCCCCACTGACCGTCAGTTCCACCGCCACGCCCGCCCGGCGCACCGTGGCCAGCAGCTCGTCGAGGTGCTGCAGGCCCAGGTCCGGCTCGGCCGGCATCTCCCGGAACACCCCGAAGGTGGCGTCCAGCTCGGTCATCGCCTCCCGGCTGACCCGGCCCACCGCGTCCAGCGCGTCCGCCATCTGCTCCGGCCGCTTCTCGCTCACGTGCAGCGCGATCCCGGACTGCATGCTGATCACCGCCAGCGCGTGGCCCACCACGTCGTGCACCTCGCGGGCGATGCCGAGCCGCTCCTCGGCCACCCGGCGCCGGATCTCCTCGGCCTCGGCCCGGGCCACCGCCCGGCGGCGCAGCCGCACCGCCGCCGGCAGCGTGCCCGGCACCAGCAGCAGCACCCCCAGCTGCGCCGAGAAGCCCCACACCTCGTCGAACGGGGTTCCGGAGCCCAACGCCCGCACCAGGTAGGGCAGCAGCACCACGGCCAGGGCCAGCGCGCTGGCGCTCAGCGCCACCCACCACTCGGTGCGGCCGGCCACCGAGAGCAGCGCGGCGCCCACCGCCAGCGCGGCCGGGGTCGGGTGGTCGCCCATGCCCAGCGCGGCCGCCGCCGCGGCCGTCACCACCACCAGCGCGGGCAGCGGCCGGGAGCGCCGCACCAGCAGCGCCGCCGCCGTCACCACCCCCAGCGCGTCGCCCGGCACCGTGGTGCCGCGGTGCGAGAAGAGCAGTGGGGAGAGCGCCACCCCGGCACCCAGCAGGACGGCCAGCACCATGTCGAAGGCGGCTGTGCGCAGGTTCTCGGCGGACGGCGAACTGCTCGCTTCGGAGGTATCCACGCCCCGACCTTAGGAGGCGCCGGGCCCGGTCTCAACCGCCCCGGCCGGTCGGCTGCCGTTCCCCGGTACCGGTCATACGTTCGTCGGCGTACCAGGGTTACCGCGAGGCGCTGACGACATGCGAAGGGCTGGTGAGGGACCTTTGTGGAGAACCAGCAGCCCGTTCCCGGAGGAACCAGGCATGACCGTCCCCACCGCACCCGCACCGGCCACGCCGGGCCCCCGGGGCCCGCGCAGCAAGCCGTCGGGCGTCCAACTCCCGCCGCCGGTGCGGAAGACCATGGTGGTCCTGCACGTGATCTCCTCGGTGAGCTGGCTGGCCCTGATGCTCTGCGTGCTCGCGATGAGCACCACCGCGCTGCTGACCGACGACGCCGACACGGTGCGCGCCCTCTACCGGGCGATGCCAGTGCTCGGCGACACGCTGATCCTCCCGCTGAGCCTGCTCTCGGTGCTCACCGGGCTCGCGCTGTCGCTCGGCACGCCCTGGCGGATCTTCAAGTACCGTTGGATCACCGTCAAGTTCTGGTTGTCCCTGGCGGCGGCCGCGGCCTCCATCTTCCAACTCACCGCCCGGCTGCACGAAGCCGCCCACCTGGCGGTGACGCACCCGACCGGGCCGGTCTCCGCGATGCACCTCGGCTTCGTCCGCTACAACCTGGTGATCGTGCCGACCATCGCGCTGACCGTGTACGTGATCAACGTCTGGCTGTCGGTCTTCAAGCCCTGGGGGCTGCGCCCCCGCTGGGTCGCCAAGAACCGGCGCTCCTGACCGACCGCGGCCGACCGCTCCGCACCCACCACCACGCAGCTGACCGACCGACAGGAGAACCCGCCATGACCACCGAGAACACCAGCACGGCCGTCGCCGAGATCGAGCAGCTGTCCAAGGTCTGGTGCCAGGCCGAACTGACCGGCGACACCGGCACCCTGGCCGAGCTGCTGCACCCGGACTTCCTGGCGGTCGGCCCGCGCGGCTTCCTGCTCACCAAGGAGCAGTGGATCGGGCGGCACTCCTCCGGCGACCTGCGCTACACCGAGGTCGGCTGGGACGAGGCCGTGGTCCGGGTCTTCGGCGACACGGTGATCAGCGTGGCGGTCCAGGCCCAGCAGGCCACCTTCCAGGGTCGGCCGATCCCCGGATCCTTCCGGGTCACTCAGACCGCGGTCCGGCTGGACGGCCGGTGGGTGATCGCGGGCGTGCACCTCAGCGCCCTCGACGCCCCCCGGACGCCCGCCGCATAGGACCGCTTCCCCCGGCGGCTGGTCCGCCGACCACGGGCGTGGCATCCCCTGACGCGCCCGGGCCACAGGCGGACCCGGATTGCCCCCGGGTCCGCCTGTCGGCGGTCACGGCCCGGTACGGCCGGACGGCGGGCAGGCGGTGGCGGGCGCGGTCGCACGAGACTTCCGAACCCCTCCTGGGAGGCTGGCATGGCACGCGCGCGGCGACGGCTCGACACCGGTGAGGCCCTCGCGGCCGCCCTGCTCCTCCCGGTCCGCGGCCCCCGCACCCGCACCACCCCGGCCGGCCGGCCGACCGCCCCGCCGGACCCCGGCGCCCGCTGGCGGCGCCTGCCGGTCGAGCCGCGCGGCAGCAGCCAGATCGGCGTCTGCTTCCGCGGCGAACGGGCCGAGTCGCTCGGCCTGGAGCCGCGCGCCGCGCTGCTGCGGCTGCTGCGCTACCCCTTCGACCTGGTCCAACTGACCGCCTGCTGGCACCGGATGGAACCGGAGCCGCTCAGCTTCACCGGCGCCGACCTGGACTGGCAGCTCGACGCGGCCGCGCGGGCCGGCAAGCGGGTGGTCCTCTCGGTCGGCGGCGTCACCTCGGGCGGCGGCACGGCGGGCGGCGCCCCGGCCCACGTGCTCACCCGGGCACTGCCGCAGGGCCGGCTGCTGCGGGCCGAACGCCGCCGCCGGCTGCTCGACGCCTCGATGGCCTTCAGCGCCCGGGTGGTGCGGCAGTACCGCGCGCACCCGGCGGTGGCCGCCTGGCAGGTCGAGTGGGCGCCGCCGGACCCGCTGGGCCTGGAGGCCCGCTGGCGCTCCGCCGCCGACTTCGCCCGCCAGGAGGCCGAGGCGGTGCGCCGGGCCGACCCCGACCGCCCGGTGCTGCTCGCCGGACCGGCGCGGCAGACCCGCCGCCCCTGGCGGCGCCCCGGCCCGCCCGCCGCGGACCAGCGGGCCACGGCCCTGGTCGGGATCGGCCCGGGCCACCCCTCCCCCGCCGCGCCCTGGAGCGGTGCCTGGCGGCCCGCCGAACGACCCGCCGAGCGGCTGCTGCGCGCCTACAACCAGACCCTGCGCCGGCACGCGCCCGCCACCCCCCGCGGCTACCTGTTCCGCGACGCCGAGAGCTGGGTGCTGCGCGCCCGGGCCGGCGATCCGGAGTGCCTGGAGGCCTTCGCCTGGGTGCTGGCCAACCCCTGAAAGCACGTCAGCCGTCAGCCGCGGACGGGCGGCTGACGGCTGACGTTGTGTCGGCTGGATCTCGGGCAGCGGGGCCGGCCGGTCAGCCGGCCCGCCGCACCAACCGGATCGCCTGGACCGGACAGCCGTCCTCGGCGTCGGTCAGGCGCTCCAGCAGGGCGGCCGGCGGCGCCGGGTCGAGGACCAGCACCCGGCCGTCGCTCGGCCGCTGGTCGAAGACCTCGGGCAGGGTCCGCGCGCACTGGCCCGCCCCCGCGCAGCGCAGGCGGTCCACCACCACCTCGACGGCGGTCACCAGCGCACCGGCAGCTCGTACAGGCCGTACACCCAGGCGTCGGCGCGGAACGGCAGGGTCTCCAGCGGCTGGGCCAGGCGCAGGCCCGGCAGCCGGGCGAACAGCCGGGCCAGCGCGATCCGCAGCTCCAGCCGGGCCAGGTTCTGCCCGGCGCACTGGTGGATGCCGTAGCCGAAGCTCAGGTGCTTGGCCCCGGACCGCTCCGGGTCGAACCGCTCGGCGTGCGGGCACAGCCCCGCGTCGCGGTTGGCCGAGACCAGCGAGCAGACCAGCCACTCGCCGGCCCGGATGGTCACCCCGGCGATCTCGATGTCCTCGGCGGCCCGGCGCACCAGGCCGAACTGGATGACCGCGTGGAACCGCAGCAGTTCCTCCACCACCTGCTCCAGCCGCTCCGGGTCCGCGGTGAGCGGGCCGGGCGCCTCGGTCGCGCCGAGCAGCGTGGCCACCCCGAGCGCCAGCATGTTGGCGGTGGTCTCGTGGCCGGCGATCAGCAGCAGCATCGCGTGGCCGACCAGCTCGTCCTCGGTGAGCGGCGCGCCGTCCACCTCGCTGGCGCCGAGCCGGCTGAGGATGTCCTCGCCCGGCTCGTCGCGGCGCAGCCGCACCAGGGCGCGCAGGCAGTCCATCAGCGCCGTGGTGGCCCGCTGCACCTCCTCGGCGGGGGTGTCCACGCCGAGGATGGTCTGGGTGTGCCGCTGGAACTCCGCGCGCTCCTCGGCCGGCACCCCGAGCAGCTCGGCGATCACCAGGGAGGGGATCGGCAGCGCGAACTGCCGCACCAGGTCGGCGGTCCGCCCGGCGGCGAGCAGCTCGTCCAGGTGCTGGTCGACGATCTGCCCGATCCGCGGACGCAGCCGCTCCACCTGACGCACCGTCAGCTCCCGCATGTAGAGCCGGCGGCGCGTGGTGTGCTCGGGCGGATCCATGCCGATCAGCGACTTCGGCAGCATCACCGTGGACTTGCGGCCCACCGAGAGCGAGGGCGGCATGGCCTGGAACCGGTTGACGCTCACCCGCGGGTCGCCGAGCAGCGCCCGGACGTCCTGGTAGCGGGTGACCAGCCAGGCCTCCACCCCGTTGGGCCAGCGGTGCCGGCTGATCGGCGCCTGCTCGCGCAGCCCCGCGTACTGCGGGGGCTCGGCCAGCGGGGAGAGCCGGACCATCGGGAGCCCCGGCAGGTCCGGCGCCTGTGATTCAACGGTCATCGGAACTCCTAGATCATGATGCGGCCGCCGGCCACATCGATGGTCAGTCCGGTCAGCCAGGAGGAGGCGTCGGAGGCCAGGAACAGGGCGGCCTGGGCCACGTCGACCGGCTCGCCGATCCGGCCCAGCGGGAACTGCTTGACGATCATCGGCAGCCGGTCCGCGGGGATCCGCTCCCGCTGGCTCTCCGTCATGATCGCCGACGGCGAGACGCAGTTGACCCGCACCCCGTGCTTGCCGACCTCGCCCGCGACGTGCCGGGTGAACATCAGCACCCCGGCCTTGGCGGCCGCGTACGAGGCGGCGGCGAAGCCGGGCAGCCGGCCCGCCGTCGAGGCCATGGTGATGATCGAGCCGCGCCGGCGCTCGATCATCGAGGGCAGGAAGGTCTGCACCGCCAGGAAGGTGGAGG of Kitasatospora viridis contains these proteins:
- a CDS encoding sensor histidine kinase — encoded protein: MDTSEASSSPSAENLRTAAFDMVLAVLLGAGVALSPLLFSHRGTTVPGDALGVVTAAALLVRRSRPLPALVVVTAAAAAALGMGDHPTPAALAVGAALLSVAGRTEWWVALSASALALAVVLLPYLVRALGSGTPFDEVWGFSAQLGVLLLVPGTLPAAVRLRRRAVARAEAEEIRRRVAEERLGIAREVHDVVGHALAVISMQSGIALHVSEKRPEQMADALDAVGRVSREAMTELDATFGVFREMPAEPDLGLQHLDELLATVRRAGVAVELTVSGERVPLPAEVERAAYRIVQESLTNVLHHAEADAASVELDYSPRALLVRVGNGAGPPAGAEPARPRSRASGGHGIQGMKERTEALGGLLEAGPRPGGGFVVTARLPRAS
- a CDS encoding DUF2269 domain-containing protein, with product MTVPTAPAPATPGPRGPRSKPSGVQLPPPVRKTMVVLHVISSVSWLALMLCVLAMSTTALLTDDADTVRALYRAMPVLGDTLILPLSLLSVLTGLALSLGTPWRIFKYRWITVKFWLSLAAAAASIFQLTARLHEAAHLAVTHPTGPVSAMHLGFVRYNLVIVPTIALTVYVINVWLSVFKPWGLRPRWVAKNRRS
- a CDS encoding nuclear transport factor 2 family protein, which encodes MTTENTSTAVAEIEQLSKVWCQAELTGDTGTLAELLHPDFLAVGPRGFLLTKEQWIGRHSSGDLRYTEVGWDEAVVRVFGDTVISVAVQAQQATFQGRPIPGSFRVTQTAVRLDGRWVIAGVHLSALDAPRTPAA
- a CDS encoding ferredoxin, whose product is MTAVEVVVDRLRCAGAGQCARTLPEVFDQRPSDGRVLVLDPAPPAALLERLTDAEDGCPVQAIRLVRRAG
- a CDS encoding cytochrome P450, with the translated sequence MTVESQAPDLPGLPMVRLSPLAEPPQYAGLREQAPISRHRWPNGVEAWLVTRYQDVRALLGDPRVSVNRFQAMPPSLSVGRKSTVMLPKSLIGMDPPEHTTRRRLYMRELTVRQVERLRPRIGQIVDQHLDELLAAGRTADLVRQFALPIPSLVIAELLGVPAEERAEFQRHTQTILGVDTPAEEVQRATTALMDCLRALVRLRRDEPGEDILSRLGASEVDGAPLTEDELVGHAMLLLIAGHETTANMLALGVATLLGATEAPGPLTADPERLEQVVEELLRFHAVIQFGLVRRAAEDIEIAGVTIRAGEWLVCSLVSANRDAGLCPHAERFDPERSGAKHLSFGYGIHQCAGQNLARLELRIALARLFARLPGLRLAQPLETLPFRADAWVYGLYELPVRW